From Granulicella sp. WH15, the proteins below share one genomic window:
- the mobF gene encoding MobF family relaxase produces the protein MLTISKSLSAGQARTYHAREFTSERQNYWSRDQQGHSEWQGSLAKEWGLRGNVGADEFARLSEGRHPANDAQLVKHQPARTYENQYGKQITSSEHRAGWDATFSAPKSVSLTALVGDDDRVREAHRESVRVALQELERYTQARIGNVHAPETTAKFVAATFEHDTARPVDGYAAPQLHTHAVVFNVTERDNGQTRALQERSLFQSQQYATTVYRSELALKLQALGYEIERGKHGQPEIKGYSQEYLEASSPRRVQIKEHLQEIGREGAGAAQVAAHRTRDSKEIHSPEEVLKQHRDLAARFGHQADRVVAKAQGQHHEVQPEKTAQQSVTYSRNHVFERSAVQDERAILQAAIDRSMGQASYSQVRQEFEQRIARGEFRAIERTDGRAAPLYTTSEMIRMEREIVGHMQRGNQRGYDDPMLVSPQLRIWTEDRHRELNRSQRQAVDEIFLSREKIVGLDGVAGAGKTTTLAVVREGAEAQGYKVEGFAPTSRAAHKLAEAGMETSTLQRHLAKGTQSDTGEKRLYVLDESSLASTRQMHDFIERLHRNDRVLLVGDSRQHEAVEAGRPFAQLQEAGMRTATLNDIVRQRDPELKQVVEQLARGQVGAAVESLDQQGRVHQVKGHDERIAAIAREYAKSPGGTLVVSPDNRSRSEINLRIHDELQSRGLVNRQDHSVRTLVPRQEMTGADRGWAQQYQVDDILRYSRTSKETSIEKGEYSRVLSVNSQANTLTVVRGNGERTTYDPRRQVGVSVYREDEKRFSVGDRIQFTAPSQELKIANRDLGTVESIGRDGTMRLRLDDERKVEFNPQQHPHVDHGYAVTSYSSQGQTAERVLVNVDTGLAARDLLNSRMAYVSISRGQFDAQIFTDSLEKLPKALGHDVSHQSAYKPEQSIPKIPAKSVPAQHQEPEISMGFGLGL, from the coding sequence ATGTTGACTATCTCTAAATCGCTGTCTGCTGGACAAGCACGGACGTATCACGCGCGTGAGTTCACCTCTGAACGACAGAACTACTGGAGCCGCGATCAGCAAGGGCATAGCGAGTGGCAAGGGAGCCTCGCAAAGGAGTGGGGCTTGCGTGGCAACGTAGGGGCTGACGAGTTTGCTCGTTTGAGCGAAGGACGGCACCCAGCGAACGATGCGCAACTCGTCAAGCACCAGCCCGCCAGAACCTACGAGAATCAGTACGGCAAGCAGATCACCAGTTCAGAACACCGTGCAGGGTGGGATGCGACGTTCTCTGCGCCCAAGTCTGTTTCGCTAACAGCCCTTGTGGGTGACGATGATCGTGTGCGCGAAGCACATCGCGAGAGCGTTCGCGTGGCGTTGCAGGAGTTGGAGCGGTATACGCAGGCACGGATCGGTAACGTCCATGCGCCGGAGACAACGGCCAAGTTCGTCGCCGCTACCTTCGAGCATGACACCGCTCGTCCAGTGGATGGCTATGCTGCGCCGCAGCTTCATACTCACGCGGTCGTTTTCAATGTGACCGAGCGGGACAATGGGCAGACGCGCGCATTGCAAGAGCGCAGCCTTTTCCAGTCGCAACAGTACGCGACCACGGTATACCGATCCGAGCTTGCCTTGAAGCTGCAAGCTCTCGGATATGAGATTGAACGCGGCAAGCATGGCCAGCCGGAGATCAAAGGATATTCGCAGGAGTATTTGGAAGCATCGAGTCCGCGTCGTGTGCAGATCAAAGAACACCTACAGGAGATTGGAAGAGAGGGCGCGGGCGCAGCACAAGTAGCTGCTCATCGCACACGCGACAGCAAGGAGATCCATTCGCCTGAAGAGGTATTGAAGCAGCACCGCGACCTGGCTGCTCGATTCGGACATCAAGCAGATCGTGTCGTCGCAAAGGCACAGGGACAGCACCATGAAGTGCAGCCGGAGAAGACGGCGCAACAGTCAGTGACATATTCGCGCAATCACGTCTTTGAACGCTCTGCTGTTCAGGACGAACGCGCAATTCTGCAAGCAGCCATAGATCGCAGTATGGGGCAGGCTTCCTACAGTCAGGTGCGACAGGAGTTTGAACAGCGGATAGCGCGTGGGGAGTTTCGGGCGATTGAGCGGACGGATGGCCGAGCGGCTCCACTTTATACGACCTCTGAAATGATCCGCATGGAACGGGAGATCGTCGGGCACATGCAGCGCGGCAATCAGCGCGGCTATGACGATCCGATGTTGGTTTCTCCGCAATTGCGCATCTGGACCGAGGATCGTCACCGTGAGCTGAATCGTTCGCAACGACAAGCGGTCGATGAGATATTCCTGAGTCGCGAGAAGATCGTTGGCCTGGATGGTGTCGCCGGGGCAGGTAAGACGACGACCCTCGCCGTAGTTCGTGAAGGTGCCGAAGCTCAGGGGTACAAGGTCGAAGGATTCGCGCCGACATCTCGCGCGGCACACAAGTTGGCTGAGGCCGGTATGGAGACCTCAACTCTCCAGCGTCACCTTGCGAAAGGGACGCAGTCCGACACTGGAGAGAAGCGCTTGTATGTGCTCGATGAGTCTTCGCTTGCCTCCACGCGCCAGATGCACGATTTCATCGAACGTCTCCATCGGAATGATCGTGTGTTGTTGGTAGGAGACAGCCGCCAACATGAGGCCGTTGAAGCAGGCCGTCCGTTCGCGCAGCTGCAAGAGGCAGGGATGCGGACGGCCACGTTGAATGACATTGTTCGGCAGCGCGATCCAGAGTTGAAGCAGGTCGTCGAACAGTTGGCACGCGGACAAGTAGGAGCCGCCGTCGAGAGTCTTGATCAGCAGGGCCGAGTACATCAGGTGAAAGGACACGATGAGCGTATTGCCGCCATCGCGCGGGAGTACGCCAAGTCTCCCGGCGGTACCCTTGTCGTTTCGCCCGACAATCGTTCCCGCAGCGAGATCAATCTGCGGATACATGATGAGTTGCAATCGCGCGGACTGGTGAACAGGCAGGACCATTCCGTGCGGACGCTTGTTCCGCGCCAGGAGATGACCGGAGCGGATCGAGGTTGGGCACAGCAGTATCAGGTAGATGACATCTTGCGGTACTCGCGCACATCGAAGGAGACCAGCATCGAGAAAGGTGAATACTCCCGTGTCTTATCTGTGAACTCTCAAGCGAACACTTTGACGGTGGTGCGAGGGAACGGGGAGCGGACCACATATGACCCACGTCGCCAGGTTGGAGTCTCCGTCTACCGAGAGGACGAGAAGAGGTTCTCCGTGGGAGATCGAATCCAGTTCACCGCGCCCAGCCAGGAACTGAAGATTGCCAATCGTGACTTAGGAACTGTAGAGAGCATAGGGCGGGACGGAACAATGCGGTTGCGCTTAGACGATGAGCGCAAAGTCGAATTCAATCCGCAACAGCATCCGCATGTCGATCACGGGTATGCCGTCACCAGTTATTCAAGCCAAGGGCAGACGGCGGAGCGTGTGTTGGTCAACGTAGATACGGGGCTTGCCGCAAGAGATCTGCTCAACAGCCGTATGGCCTATGTCTCGATCTCGCGCGGCCAATTCGACGCGCAGATTTTTACCGACAGTCTGGAGAAGTTGCCAAAGGCATTAGGGCATGATGTTTCGCACCAAAGCGCCTATAAGCCGGAGCAGAGTATTCCGAAGATACCGGCAAAGAGTGTGCCGGCTCAGCATCAAGAGCCCGAGATCAGCATGGGGTTTGGATTAGGCCTGTGA
- a CDS encoding helix-turn-helix domain-containing protein yields MAGKNVVEFTRGRLQSSTQESDGLVFEPGRRKPPQRVTIAPEDKILVSREEAAQLLSISQRGLDYLVASKRLPTRRIGGRVLILVAELRKYARCDHPERIVS; encoded by the coding sequence ATGGCAGGAAAGAATGTTGTTGAATTCACCAGAGGTAGATTGCAATCGTCCACACAGGAATCGGATGGGCTTGTCTTCGAACCAGGCCGTAGAAAGCCACCCCAGCGGGTGACCATCGCGCCCGAGGACAAGATATTGGTGAGCCGTGAAGAGGCCGCGCAACTTCTATCCATCAGTCAGCGTGGACTTGACTACCTTGTGGCCTCCAAACGCTTGCCGACCAGGAGAATCGGCGGACGTGTCCTGATCCTCGTCGCAGAACTGCGCAAATATGCCCGTTGCGATCATCCTGAACGGATTGTGAGCTGA